The Flavobacterium sp. 123 genome contains a region encoding:
- the nagB gene encoding glucosamine-6-phosphate deaminase, protein MKNALESKRDISYQSAGKFEETRFEKIHNEIFKNSIEASIIVAQEIAQLILSKKAENKMCVLGLATGSSPIKVYDELVRMHKEEGLSFSNVITFNLDEYYPMNKENNQSYHYFMHQHLFNHIDIKPENINIPDGTVALENLNEYCNNYEAKIKSVGGLDFQLLGIGRTGHVGFNEPGSHINSGTRIITLDHITKVDASSDFNGIDNVPKRAITMGVSTILRSKRIVLMAWGQNKADIIKRTIQGDISSEVPATFLQNHTNTTFVLDQHAASELTRFKTPWLVGECIWTQELKSKAIVWLCQKTKQSILKLTDRDYNNNGMSDLLAQEGSAYDLNINMFNVLQHTITGWPGGKPNTDDSHRPERANPAKKRVILFSPHPDDDVISMGGTFSKLIKQGHDVHVVYQTSGNIAVTDDEALKFAEVCNDFVGDDSSKINFKAVIDFLNNKSENEVDSVEVRRLKGLIRRRESYGATRYIGLKNENIHFLDMPFYETGHVKKKPIGPEDIEIVKEIISRIKPHQVFAAGDLADPHGTHEVCLNAIYAALAALKSEPYMNDCWLWLYRGAWHEWDIHEIDMAVPLSPDEVLLKRNAILYHQSQKDRVMFQGNDSREFWVRAEDRNKNTAKLYDELGLAEYEAIEAFKRFPY, encoded by the coding sequence ATGAAAAATGCTTTAGAATCAAAGCGCGATATTAGCTATCAAAGCGCAGGTAAATTTGAAGAAACTAGATTTGAAAAAATTCATAATGAAATTTTTAAAAACTCAATCGAAGCATCCATAATTGTTGCTCAAGAAATTGCTCAATTAATTTTAAGCAAAAAAGCGGAGAATAAAATGTGCGTGCTAGGTTTAGCAACAGGTTCATCTCCAATAAAAGTGTATGATGAATTGGTTCGAATGCATAAAGAAGAAGGACTAAGTTTTAGTAATGTCATTACTTTTAATTTAGATGAATATTACCCAATGAATAAGGAGAACAATCAAAGTTATCACTATTTCATGCACCAGCATTTATTCAATCATATTGATATAAAACCAGAAAATATTAATATTCCAGATGGAACGGTTGCTCTTGAAAATTTAAATGAATATTGCAATAATTATGAAGCAAAGATTAAAAGTGTTGGAGGATTAGATTTTCAATTGTTAGGCATTGGTCGTACAGGTCACGTAGGTTTTAATGAGCCGGGTTCCCATATTAATTCGGGAACTCGAATTATTACATTGGATCATATTACTAAAGTTGACGCTTCGTCAGATTTTAATGGGATTGATAATGTTCCTAAAAGAGCCATTACTATGGGCGTTTCTACAATTCTTAGGTCAAAGAGAATTGTTTTGATGGCTTGGGGCCAAAATAAAGCCGATATTATAAAAAGAACAATTCAAGGTGATATCAGTTCAGAAGTGCCAGCTACTTTTTTGCAAAACCATACCAATACTACTTTTGTATTAGATCAACATGCTGCTTCAGAATTGACTAGATTTAAAACCCCATGGTTAGTTGGGGAATGCATTTGGACGCAAGAATTAAAAAGTAAAGCTATTGTTTGGCTTTGCCAAAAAACAAAACAATCCATTCTTAAATTAACAGATAGAGATTACAACAACAACGGTATGTCAGATCTTTTGGCACAAGAAGGTTCAGCATATGATTTGAATATTAATATGTTCAATGTGTTGCAGCATACCATAACAGGTTGGCCAGGAGGAAAACCTAATACGGATGATTCACATAGACCCGAAAGAGCAAATCCCGCTAAGAAAAGAGTAATACTTTTTAGTCCACATCCCGATGATGATGTGATATCTATGGGAGGCACTTTTTCAAAATTAATCAAACAAGGACATGATGTTCATGTAGTGTATCAGACTTCGGGGAATATTGCTGTTACAGATGATGAAGCTTTAAAATTTGCTGAGGTTTGTAATGATTTTGTTGGAGATGATTCTTCAAAAATAAATTTTAAAGCAGTTATTGACTTTTTAAATAATAAATCAGAGAACGAAGTGGATTCAGTTGAAGTTCGAAGATTGAAAGGATTGATAAGAAGAAGAGAGTCGTATGGTGCGACCAGATACATTGGTTTAAAAAATGAGAACATTCATTTTTTAGATATGCCTTTTTATGAAACGGGTCATGTAAAGAAAAAACCTATTGGCCCAGAAGATATTGAGATTGTAAAAGAAATTATATCGAGAATAAAACCACATCAGGTTTTTGCTGCAGGCGATTTAGCAGATCCGCATGGAACTCATGAAGTTTGTTTGAATGCAATATATGCCGCATTAGCCGCTTTAAAGTCTGAACCGTATATGAATGACTGTTGGCTGTGGTTGTATAGAGGCGCTTGGCACGAATGGGACATTCACGAAATTGATATGGCTGTGCCTTTAAGTCCAGATGAGGTTTTGTTAAAAAGAAACGCAATATTATACCACCAATCACAAAAGGATAGGGTTATGTTTCAAGGGAATGACTCTAGAGAATTTTGGGTAAGAGCCGAAGATAGAAACAAAAATACGGCAAAACTTTATGATGAATTAGGATTAGCAGAGTATGAAGCTATTGAAGCTTTTAAAAGGTTTCCATATTAG
- a CDS encoding MFS transporter translates to MNSEQTKSNNSALYTLITVFFFWGFIGASNGVFIPFCKAKFGLDQFQSQLIDFAFYGAYYIGALLLFIFSSLAKNDILNAWGFKKGIIYGLLISTFGAALMILAVTQGSYLFILGALFIVALGFSLQQTSAQPFAASLGEPHSASSRLNLAGGINSLGTTIGPIVVSFALFGVFSGVSIEEFAQKENSLDSMRILYVFVGGLFLLAGALFHFSKKLPSGKSDSTFETASKAMKTLITITIILAVIFAYIFSRYEDPEFISRFIENKEKDYLGLSLSISTLLIVVIGLFFANFKAQKSAEGWGAMKYPQLVLGMLALFSYVGVEVTIGSNLGELLKTTAFGSITGPGLAPYMSMYWGSLMIGRWAGAISVFNPSSQLKKILLIAVPYLAFGIVLAANAISGQDVTPLYAYAFVILFQIAGFFLGKDHPSRTLMIFGLMGLIAMLIGLFTTGTIAIFAFMSGGLFLSIMWPCIFSLAIAGLGKYTSQGSGFLVMMILGGGIIPPLQGKLADIIGIHASYAIPVLCFGFIAFYGWKVIAILQKQGIGDEIELGGGH, encoded by the coding sequence ATGAATTCAGAACAAACGAAGTCGAATAACTCGGCTCTTTATACCCTAATTACAGTATTTTTCTTTTGGGGATTTATTGGTGCATCTAACGGTGTATTTATCCCTTTTTGTAAAGCTAAATTTGGCTTAGATCAATTTCAAAGTCAGCTTATTGATTTTGCATTTTATGGTGCTTACTACATTGGTGCTTTACTATTATTCATTTTTAGTAGTTTAGCTAAAAATGATATTCTTAATGCATGGGGATTCAAAAAAGGAATTATCTATGGATTATTGATTAGTACTTTTGGAGCTGCTTTAATGATATTAGCCGTTACACAAGGAAGCTATTTATTCATTCTTGGTGCATTATTTATAGTTGCATTAGGATTTTCATTACAACAAACATCTGCGCAACCTTTTGCAGCGTCTTTAGGAGAACCACATAGCGCTTCAAGCAGATTAAACCTTGCTGGTGGAATCAACTCATTAGGAACAACAATAGGACCAATAGTGGTGTCTTTCGCATTATTTGGCGTGTTTTCTGGAGTTAGCATTGAAGAATTTGCTCAAAAAGAAAATTCATTAGATTCTATGAGAATTCTATATGTATTTGTTGGAGGACTATTCTTATTAGCTGGTGCTTTATTTCATTTTTCTAAAAAATTACCTTCTGGAAAAAGTGATTCAACTTTTGAAACAGCAAGCAAAGCAATGAAAACGCTTATTACAATAACTATAATATTAGCGGTAATATTTGCTTACATATTTTCTCGTTATGAAGATCCTGAATTCATTTCTCGTTTTATAGAAAATAAAGAAAAAGATTATTTAGGATTAAGTTTAAGTATTTCTACTTTATTAATTGTTGTTATTGGATTATTCTTCGCAAACTTCAAAGCTCAAAAAAGTGCTGAAGGTTGGGGAGCAATGAAATACCCTCAATTAGTATTAGGTATGCTAGCTTTATTCTCTTATGTAGGTGTTGAAGTAACTATTGGTAGTAACTTGGGAGAATTATTAAAAACAACCGCTTTCGGATCTATTACAGGTCCTGGTTTAGCGCCTTATATGTCTATGTACTGGGGAAGTTTAATGATTGGACGTTGGGCTGGTGCAATTTCAGTTTTTAACCCTTCTTCTCAACTTAAAAAGATTTTACTTATTGCTGTTCCTTATTTAGCATTTGGAATCGTATTAGCTGCTAATGCTATTTCTGGACAAGATGTAACACCATTATATGCTTATGCATTTGTTATTTTGTTCCAAATTGCAGGTTTCTTTTTAGGAAAAGATCACCCATCTAGAACTTTAATGATTTTTGGATTAATGGGATTAATTGCTATGTTAATAGGTTTATTCACAACGGGTACAATTGCAATTTTTGCTTTTATGAGTGGTGGTTTATTCTTAAGTATCATGTGGCCATGTATTTTCTCATTAGCAATTGCTGGTTTAGGAAAATACACTTCTCAAGGATCTGGATTCTTAGTAATGATGATTTTAGGTGGTGGTATTATCCCTCCATTACAAGGAAAACTTGCTGATATCATTGGAATTCATGCTTCATATGCTATTCCTGTTTTATGTTTCGGTTTCATAGCATTCTATGGCTGGAAAGTAATTGCAATTTTGCAAAAACAAGGAATTGGTGATGAAATTGAATTAGGTGGAGGACACTAA
- the fsa gene encoding fructose-6-phosphate aldolase, whose protein sequence is MKFFIDTANLAQIKEAQALGVLDGVTTNPSLMAKEGITGKNNILKHYVDICNLVDGDVSAEVNALDFEGMIKEGEELADLHDQIVVKLPMTKEGVMAAKYFSDKGIKTNVTLVFSAGQALLAAKAGATYVSPFIGRLDDVSTDGLALIEEIRLIYDNYGYETQILAASVRHTMHIVNCAKIGADVMTGPLSAISGLLKHPLTDIGLAQFIADFEKGNK, encoded by the coding sequence ATGAAATTTTTTATTGACACGGCTAATTTAGCTCAGATTAAAGAAGCACAAGCATTAGGCGTTTTGGATGGCGTTACTACAAATCCATCATTGATGGCTAAAGAAGGAATTACAGGAAAAAACAACATTTTGAAACATTATGTTGACATTTGCAACCTTGTGGATGGTGATGTAAGTGCTGAAGTTAATGCTTTGGACTTTGAAGGAATGATTAAAGAAGGAGAAGAGTTAGCTGATTTGCACGATCAAATCGTAGTGAAGTTGCCTATGACTAAAGAAGGTGTTATGGCTGCTAAATACTTTTCGGATAAAGGAATTAAAACAAATGTAACTTTAGTATTCTCAGCTGGACAAGCTTTATTAGCTGCTAAAGCGGGAGCTACTTACGTGTCTCCATTTATTGGTCGTCTTGATGATGTGTCTACAGATGGTTTAGCGCTTATTGAAGAGATTCGATTGATTTATGATAACTACGGTTACGAAACTCAAATTCTTGCTGCTTCAGTTCGTCACACAATGCATATTGTAAACTGTGCTAAAATTGGTGCTGATGTTATGACTGGGCCTTTATCAGCTATTTCAGGATTATTGAAACACCCTTTGACTGATATTGGATTGGCTCAATTTATTGCTGATTTCGAAAAAGGAAATAAATAA
- a CDS encoding SDR family oxidoreductase, which translates to MSKVVLITGGSSGIGKSIGEFLHYKGYVVYGTSRNPEQILNSVFPLVSLDVRDADSIHTAVAKVIKISGRLDVVINNAGVGITGPLEEIPMHEIKNNFETNFFGPIEVMKAVLPQMRAQQSGLIINITSIAAYMGLPYRSVYSASKGALELITEGLRMEVKPFGIHITNVAPGDFATNIASGRFHAPVIKGSAYESPYGNTLKTMDEHVDSGSNPNEMAEAVYKIIQTAEPKIHYKVGVFMQKFSIVLKRILPDKVYEKMLMNHYKL; encoded by the coding sequence ATGAGTAAAGTAGTTTTAATTACAGGCGGTTCATCAGGAATAGGGAAGTCCATAGGAGAGTTTTTACATTACAAAGGCTATGTTGTTTACGGTACTAGTAGAAACCCAGAACAAATTTTAAATTCGGTTTTCCCATTGGTATCACTAGATGTTCGTGATGCAGATTCAATTCATACGGCTGTAGCCAAAGTGATAAAAATTTCTGGAAGATTAGATGTTGTAATTAATAATGCAGGTGTTGGAATAACAGGACCTTTGGAAGAAATTCCGATGCATGAAATTAAGAATAATTTTGAAACTAATTTCTTTGGGCCTATTGAAGTAATGAAAGCGGTATTGCCACAAATGCGTGCACAACAATCAGGTTTAATAATCAATATTACATCTATTGCTGCGTATATGGGTTTGCCATATAGAAGCGTTTACTCAGCCTCAAAAGGGGCTTTAGAGCTTATTACCGAAGGATTGCGAATGGAAGTAAAACCATTTGGAATTCACATTACTAATGTCGCTCCGGGGGATTTTGCTACTAATATTGCTTCAGGACGTTTTCATGCTCCTGTTATTAAAGGTTCAGCTTATGAAAGTCCGTATGGGAATACCTTAAAAACGATGGATGAACATGTGGATAGTGGCAGCAATCCGAATGAAATGGCAGAAGCTGTATATAAAATTATTCAAACAGCAGAACCAAAAATACATTATAAAGTGGGCGTTTTTATGCAAAAATTCTCTATTGTATTAAAGAGAATTTTACCAGATAAAGTGTACGAAAAAATGTTGATGAATCATTATAAGTTGTAA
- a CDS encoding glutaminyl-peptide cyclotransferase: protein MKNYNFLFIILLGITLANCDDTKKEENSLFTFDISSFKEQYQPQETIDLGILNPESKEIDSIVYYVNDKKISSKKGLDKLKFPLKDQKLGYQNLKAVVYFEGENSEATQRIELVSNVQPKLLKFTIVNTFPHDTTSFTEGFEFHKDTLCESTGQKGASYFRKYDYKTGNIFKQIDLDAKYFGEGITFINGKLYQLTWQEKTGFIYNAKTLKLEKTFTFEKDIEGWGMTNDGKYIYQTDGTEKIWKMDPSNQKMIDYINVYSGDSKIKSINELEWINGKIYTNVWQKDAIAVVNPANGAVEGILDMSGLRKFVKNKTAEVLNGIAYNPKTKTIFVTGKNWDKMFEITVSE from the coding sequence ATGAAAAATTATAACTTCCTATTTATCATTTTATTAGGAATCACTTTAGCCAATTGTGACGATACAAAAAAAGAAGAAAATAGTCTCTTTACTTTTGATATTTCTTCTTTTAAAGAACAATATCAACCTCAGGAAACAATAGATTTAGGTATTTTAAACCCAGAATCGAAAGAAATCGATAGTATCGTTTATTACGTAAATGATAAAAAAATTAGTTCCAAAAAAGGATTGGATAAATTAAAATTTCCTTTAAAAGATCAAAAACTAGGCTACCAAAACCTAAAAGCTGTTGTCTATTTTGAAGGTGAGAACTCAGAAGCTACACAGCGAATTGAATTGGTTTCGAATGTACAGCCAAAATTATTAAAGTTTACTATTGTCAATACTTTTCCGCATGATACCACTTCATTTACGGAAGGATTTGAGTTTCACAAGGACACATTATGCGAAAGTACCGGACAAAAAGGCGCTTCTTACTTTAGAAAATACGATTACAAAACGGGTAATATTTTCAAGCAAATTGATTTAGATGCTAAATATTTTGGAGAAGGAATCACTTTTATAAACGGAAAATTATACCAATTAACTTGGCAAGAAAAAACAGGCTTTATTTACAATGCAAAAACCTTGAAACTAGAAAAGACCTTCACTTTTGAGAAAGATATTGAAGGTTGGGGAATGACAAATGATGGTAAATACATTTACCAAACAGATGGCACAGAAAAAATTTGGAAAATGGATCCTAGCAATCAAAAGATGATTGATTACATCAATGTGTATTCTGGAGATTCTAAGATTAAATCTATCAATGAACTAGAATGGATTAATGGAAAAATATATACCAATGTTTGGCAAAAAGACGCTATTGCTGTAGTAAATCCTGCAAATGGAGCTGTTGAAGGTATTCTGGACATGTCAGGGTTGAGAAAATTTGTAAAAAATAAAACCGCTGAAGTTTTAAACGGAATTGCTTACAATCCAAAAACCAAAACCATTTTTGTAACTGGTAAGAATTGGGATAAAATGTTTGAAATAACAGTTTCGGAGTAA
- the hutI gene encoding imidazolonepropionase, translated as MTTLIINIKELLQVRETSVSKVSGAEMGILPSIKNAYLVIENNLIADFGAMENLPKINSDKTIDATGKIVLPTWCDSHTHIVYAGNREQEFVDRINGLTYEEIANRGGGILNSAKKLNDSTEEEIYNQSKARLKEIMQLGTGAVEIKSGYGLTVDGELKMLRVIQQLAQNYPITIKATFLGAHAFPLEYKANRQEYIDILINQMLPEIAKNKLANFIDVFCETGYFTVSETEQIMEAGIAFGLKPKIHVNQFNSIGGIQVGVKHKALSVDHLEIMNTEDIQALKNTETMPVALPSCSYFLSIPYTPARDMIAAGLPLALASDYNPGSTPSGNMNFVVATACIKMKMTPEEAINAATINGAYAMGISETHGSITIGKKANIILTKPIPSYYQLPYAFGSNLIDSVFIEGEILI; from the coding sequence ATGACAACACTAATCATCAACATCAAGGAATTACTCCAAGTACGTGAAACTTCTGTTTCTAAGGTTTCTGGTGCTGAAATGGGTATTCTCCCTAGTATTAAAAATGCTTATTTGGTGATTGAAAATAATCTGATTGCTGATTTTGGAGCAATGGAAAATCTTCCAAAAATCAATTCGGATAAAACGATTGACGCAACAGGAAAAATAGTTTTACCAACTTGGTGCGACAGTCACACTCATATTGTTTATGCTGGCAATCGGGAGCAGGAATTTGTAGATCGAATTAATGGGTTGACTTATGAAGAAATTGCCAATCGTGGTGGAGGAATCTTAAATTCAGCTAAAAAACTCAACGATTCTACTGAAGAAGAAATCTACAACCAATCAAAAGCAAGATTGAAAGAAATCATGCAGTTAGGAACTGGAGCGGTCGAAATAAAATCAGGATATGGTCTAACAGTTGACGGAGAGCTCAAAATGCTTCGCGTAATTCAACAATTAGCACAAAACTACCCTATAACTATAAAAGCAACTTTTCTTGGCGCACATGCTTTCCCTTTAGAATATAAAGCAAACCGTCAAGAATATATTGATATACTCATTAACCAAATGCTTCCTGAAATTGCCAAAAATAAATTGGCTAATTTTATCGATGTCTTTTGTGAAACGGGTTATTTTACTGTTTCTGAAACAGAACAAATTATGGAAGCTGGTATTGCTTTTGGTTTAAAACCAAAAATTCATGTCAACCAGTTTAATTCTATTGGAGGAATTCAAGTTGGAGTAAAACACAAAGCACTTTCTGTGGATCATTTAGAGATAATGAATACAGAAGATATTCAAGCTTTAAAAAACACCGAAACAATGCCTGTGGCTTTACCTTCTTGTTCTTATTTCTTGAGTATTCCGTATACGCCAGCACGAGATATGATTGCTGCGGGTCTTCCTTTAGCATTAGCATCTGATTATAATCCAGGCTCTACTCCTTCTGGGAATATGAATTTTGTAGTAGCAACAGCTTGCATCAAAATGAAAATGACTCCTGAAGAAGCCATAAATGCTGCCACAATTAACGGTGCATACGCCATGGGAATTTCAGAAACTCACGGAAGTATCACCATTGGTAAAAAAGCGAATATCATCCTAACAAAACCAATACCTTCCTATTATCAATTACCCTATGCTTTTGGCAGTAATTTAATTGATTCTGTTTTTATTGAAGGAGAGATTTTAATATAA